One Streptomyces sp. ML-6 DNA segment encodes these proteins:
- a CDS encoding YbaB/EbfC family nucleoid-associated protein — translation MVSFQEQFAEAMAGLAEQTKKIQRVQEELATASATATSKDRMVTATVNAHGEVLSFKFHTEGYRTMPAAQLAEVLKTTVNAARLEMTNKVSGSVRPLMGTQDDLAKGLFGGGELDELLAPLREMQPDGLTGTVLGDRKKPAGGRGEEDEFYG, via the coding sequence ATGGTGTCGTTCCAGGAGCAGTTCGCGGAGGCCATGGCCGGTCTCGCGGAACAGACCAAAAAAATCCAGCGGGTTCAGGAGGAACTCGCCACGGCGTCCGCCACGGCGACCTCCAAGGACCGGATGGTGACCGCCACGGTCAACGCCCACGGCGAGGTCCTCTCCTTCAAGTTCCACACCGAGGGCTACCGCACGATGCCCGCGGCCCAGCTCGCCGAGGTGCTGAAGACCACGGTCAATGCGGCCCGGCTCGAGATGACCAACAAGGTGAGCGGCTCCGTGCGCCCGCTGATGGGCACTCAGGACGACCTGGCCAAGGGCCTCTTCGGCGGGGGCGAACTGGACGAACTGCTCGCCCCGCTGCGGGAGATGCAGCCCGACGGTCTGACCGGGACGGTGCTGGGGGACCGGAAGAAGCCGGCCGGTGGCCGCGGCGAGGAGGACGAGTTCTATGGCTGA
- a CDS encoding type VII secretion system-associated protein produces the protein MSSAGEATDGADATGGKPAVPPVPDDIRAAARAAPDHWFGMVDPAWRGEGEPPLWAVIGQWRSDAAGEIAEWQHNDGYRPSPGMLGWPEPTDDVDAAMQLAATGYGPVEDVALAVIRAELAVLTAPGGGAVSACTPDGDPVVPVFTAPAHLERAGALAHRVLPVAEAFALVPEGQDLYLNPTGPVALRLSAADLTRAVDALEAAEAAKDAKDEEEQD, from the coding sequence ATGAGTTCCGCAGGGGAAGCGACGGACGGCGCCGACGCCACGGGCGGGAAGCCCGCCGTACCGCCGGTGCCCGACGACATCCGGGCGGCGGCGCGCGCCGCGCCCGACCACTGGTTCGGCATGGTGGACCCCGCGTGGCGCGGGGAGGGCGAGCCCCCGTTGTGGGCGGTGATCGGGCAGTGGCGTTCGGACGCCGCCGGCGAGATCGCCGAATGGCAGCACAACGACGGGTACCGGCCCTCGCCGGGCATGCTGGGCTGGCCCGAACCGACCGACGACGTGGACGCCGCCATGCAGTTGGCGGCCACCGGTTACGGGCCGGTCGAGGACGTCGCCCTCGCCGTGATCAGGGCCGAGCTGGCCGTACTGACCGCGCCCGGCGGTGGCGCGGTGAGCGCCTGCACCCCGGACGGCGACCCGGTCGTGCCGGTCTTCACCGCCCCCGCCCACCTGGAACGGGCGGGGGCGCTCGCCCATCGGGTGCTGCCCGTCGCCGAGGCGTTCGCGCTCGTGCCCGAGGGGCAGGACCTGTACCTCAACCCGACGGGCCCCGTGGCCCTGCGGCTGTCCGCCGCGGACCTGACCCGCGCGGTGGACGCACTGGAAGCGGCGGAGGCCGCGAAGGACGCGAAGGACGAGGAGGAGCAGGACTGA
- the eccB gene encoding type VII secretion protein EccB — protein sequence MQSRRDQVHAHMFVMSRLSLGMLRDDPDAPESAHRRTSKGFVIGLVVAVLAALGVTVYGLVVPGGSNAWKATGTLVIDERSGARYLTLDGVLHPVLNETSAKLLAGSRMRTVGVEPASLEDAPRGATLGIVGAPDPLPRPGSLSRDAWSVCAAPAGDTGQPRLVLAVGLEAEGRPVTSDRATLVRSVPGGVTYLLWHGTRLRLDTANYAVQALGHDRSGVRPVPDAFLNALPAGPDLAVPEVSGRGKAGPALAGRPTRIGQLFAGSGRHYLLTEHGLTPVTALEEALLKGDPRTQRTAYAGGAVTLPEIGPDDLARHQDTKHTRLLAAGGGTVPTELPEPMPAAADEAVCAVIGTADGRPTVSVVLPGAERLGGRPVSNQPGISASSGTADLFAVRPGGGALVTALSSAGTGTAHYLVTETGAKYPVPGGKKTLEQLGYGTEQSVPVPSAVLGMLASGPALDEAALLAQGLVEASANEASG from the coding sequence ATGCAGTCCAGGCGGGACCAGGTCCACGCGCACATGTTCGTCATGAGCCGGCTGTCGCTGGGGATGCTCCGGGACGACCCGGACGCCCCCGAGTCGGCGCACCGGCGGACCTCCAAGGGCTTCGTCATCGGCCTCGTCGTCGCGGTGCTGGCCGCGCTCGGCGTCACGGTGTACGGGCTGGTGGTACCGGGCGGTTCGAACGCGTGGAAGGCCACCGGGACCCTGGTGATCGACGAGCGTTCGGGCGCCCGCTACCTCACGCTCGACGGCGTCCTGCACCCGGTGCTGAACGAGACCTCGGCCAAGCTGCTGGCGGGCAGCCGGATGCGGACGGTGGGCGTCGAGCCCGCCTCCCTGGAGGACGCCCCGCGCGGTGCGACCCTGGGCATCGTCGGCGCGCCGGACCCGCTGCCCCGGCCGGGCTCCCTCAGCCGGGACGCCTGGTCGGTGTGTGCCGCCCCGGCCGGGGACACCGGACAGCCGCGGCTCGTCCTGGCCGTCGGCCTGGAGGCCGAGGGCAGGCCCGTCACCTCGGACCGGGCCACCCTGGTCCGCAGCGTCCCGGGCGGGGTCACGTACCTGCTCTGGCACGGCACCCGGCTGCGGCTCGACACCGCGAACTACGCGGTCCAGGCACTGGGGCACGACCGGAGCGGGGTGCGCCCGGTCCCGGACGCCTTCCTCAACGCCCTGCCCGCGGGGCCGGACCTGGCGGTGCCGGAGGTGTCGGGGCGCGGCAAGGCGGGCCCGGCGCTGGCCGGCCGCCCCACGAGGATCGGGCAGCTCTTCGCCGGCTCCGGCCGCCACTACCTGCTGACGGAGCACGGCCTGACCCCGGTCACCGCGCTGGAGGAGGCGCTCCTGAAGGGCGATCCCCGCACCCAGCGGACCGCCTACGCGGGAGGAGCCGTCACCCTTCCCGAGATCGGCCCGGACGATCTGGCACGCCATCAGGACACCAAGCACACCCGGCTGTTGGCGGCCGGGGGCGGCACCGTCCCGACCGAGCTGCCCGAGCCCATGCCGGCCGCGGCGGACGAGGCCGTGTGCGCCGTCATCGGCACCGCGGACGGCCGGCCGACCGTCTCGGTCGTCCTGCCCGGCGCGGAGCGGCTGGGGGGCCGCCCGGTGTCCAACCAGCCCGGGATCTCGGCGAGTTCCGGCACCGCCGACCTCTTCGCGGTACGTCCCGGGGGCGGCGCCCTCGTCACGGCACTGTCCTCCGCGGGCACCGGCACGGCCCACTACCTGGTCACCGAGACGGGTGCCAAGTACCCGGTGCCCGGGGGCAAAAAGACGCTCGAGCAACTCGGCTACGGCACCGAGCAGTCCGTCCCCGTACCGTCCGCCGTGCTCGGGATGCTCGCGTCCGGACCCGCGCTGGACGAGGCCGCCCTGTTGGCGCAGGGGCTCGTGGAGGCGTCGGCGAACGAGGCGTCCGGATAA
- the eccD gene encoding type VII secretion integral membrane protein EccD codes for MTDISAAPLCRLTVLTPDRSVELAVPSDVVLADLLPTIVDHGGDDLHERGLQSGGWVLQRLGQEPLDDENTLGDLGLRDGETVHLRLRGDALPEIHYDDLVDGLSGRLRERPDSWRPLWSHHLMTALALCALATGLLLLLQPGPAGLRAVCAAATAGVLLAGAGAAARAVGDVGAGGALGAAAVPFLALAGALVPQGSGTDAELGARLLAGCSAAAGAAVLGVAAVGACAPLFLGTALAAVLGAIGGAVMLFGAPAAATAAPLVLVIVLLGNFLPSLAFRLSGLKVPLLPTNAGQLQEGIDPTPDEQIATRGAVADGYLTGLYGATGLVAAGCLTVLAFETSWAPLTLASVLCALLFTHARAIGGAWQRLAVVLPAAYGAVLLTVRLVLHVPDGSRPLLLAGLLAVAAVLAITGWTLPGRRLVPYWGRAVDLLHLLFAIVLVPLALLVAGLYQYLRGLNG; via the coding sequence TTGACTGACATATCCGCGGCCCCCCTGTGCCGCCTCACGGTGCTGACGCCCGACCGTTCCGTCGAACTCGCCGTGCCGTCCGACGTCGTACTCGCCGACCTGCTGCCGACCATCGTCGACCACGGGGGCGACGACCTCCACGAGCGCGGGCTCCAGTCCGGCGGGTGGGTGCTCCAACGCCTCGGCCAGGAACCGCTCGACGACGAGAACACCCTCGGCGACCTGGGTCTGCGCGACGGCGAGACGGTGCACCTGCGCCTGCGCGGGGACGCCCTGCCCGAGATCCATTACGACGACCTGGTGGACGGGCTCTCCGGCCGGTTGCGGGAACGCCCAGACTCCTGGCGGCCCCTGTGGTCGCACCACCTCATGACCGCGCTCGCCCTGTGCGCCCTCGCCACCGGCCTGCTGCTCCTGCTGCAGCCCGGCCCCGCGGGGCTGCGGGCGGTCTGCGCGGCGGCGACCGCGGGCGTCCTGCTGGCAGGTGCGGGGGCCGCCGCACGGGCGGTCGGCGACGTCGGGGCGGGCGGTGCGCTCGGCGCGGCAGCCGTGCCCTTCCTCGCCCTGGCCGGTGCGCTGGTGCCGCAGGGGTCCGGGACCGATGCGGAACTGGGTGCCCGGCTGCTGGCGGGCTGCTCCGCGGCGGCCGGGGCCGCCGTGCTCGGGGTCGCCGCCGTCGGCGCGTGCGCCCCGTTGTTCCTGGGCACCGCCCTGGCCGCGGTGCTCGGCGCGATCGGGGGCGCCGTCATGCTGTTCGGCGCACCGGCCGCCGCCACGGCCGCCCCGCTGGTCCTGGTGATCGTCCTGCTGGGGAACTTCCTGCCCTCCCTGGCGTTCCGCCTGTCGGGCCTGAAGGTGCCGCTGCTGCCCACCAACGCCGGGCAGCTCCAGGAGGGCATCGACCCCACCCCGGACGAGCAGATCGCCACCCGGGGCGCCGTCGCGGACGGCTACCTCACCGGTCTCTACGGCGCCACCGGCCTGGTGGCCGCGGGCTGCCTCACGGTGCTGGCGTTCGAGACGTCCTGGGCGCCGCTCACCCTGGCCTCGGTGCTGTGCGCGCTCCTGTTCACGCACGCGCGGGCGATCGGCGGCGCGTGGCAGCGCCTCGCCGTCGTCCTGCCGGCCGCCTACGGTGCCGTACTGCTGACGGTGCGTCTGGTCCTGCACGTGCCGGACGGCTCCCGGCCGCTGCTGCTCGCCGGTCTGCTGGCCGTCGCCGCCGTGCTCGCCATCACGGGGTGGACGCTCCCCGGCCGCCGGCTGGTGCCCTACTGGGGGCGTGCGGTCGACCTGCTCCACCTGCTCTTCGCCATCGTTCTCGTCCCGCTGGCCCTGCTCGTCGCCGGCCTCTACCAGTACCTGCGGGGCCTCAACGGCTGA
- the eccCa gene encoding type VII secretion protein EccCa, with the protein MPQGELSLQEPPSVPETQSAMGNMVTYMPMALSSLGMVLIFLRPGSGGGPMMYVAIGLMALSAVGMLLSQIVRASGDRKRALLGERRDYMRYLSISRRRVRKVITQQREAQAWAHPDPASLWGLVPTSRLWERRASHADFAEVRIAVGEQQLATKLTPLSTKPVEDLEPLSAHALRRFIKAYGTVPDQPVALYLRTYARVLLQGEEGAVHAMVRALLAQLVVFHSPQDLRIVVLADHDRRTAWEWVKWLPHAQHPTDVDGGGSVRLVTDSVLGLESLLGEELTGRPAFEADATPSAEEPYCVVVLDSARTPADSRLATDGYRNVVTLDVSGSLPWRQARHTLRLRIAEQRLELVGTDRSGKETTTALGRPDAMGPRRARALACLLSPYRMGVATDNGEALTTDVQLTNLLGLPDLHTVDLDAVRADRSERARLRVPLGLTGDGTPLELDIKEAAQGGMGPHGVLIGATGSGKSELLRTLVLALALTHSSEKLNFVLVDFKGGATFLGLEGLPHTSAVITNLADESALVDRMQDALHGELMRRQELLRSAGNYTSAFEYETARAAGTDLEPLPTLFVVVDEFSELLSAHRDFMDLFVMVGRLGRSLGVHLLLASQRLDEGRMTQLESHLSYRIALRTFSAMESRGVLGVPDAYQLPSVPGSAILKKDTGTLVRFKAAYVSGPYQGVRRVGASAVAGQVVPYRTDWTAPAAPAPEPDPQPQPQEEESEETLLALAVARMREGGRPAHRVWLPPLDTPLSLDTLLMGLEPHPERGLTTVDPGLHGRLTVPVGIVDRPFDQSREPLIAELSGAGGHIGIAGGPQSGKSTLVRDLIMSLALTHTPREVQFYCLDFGGGSLGALRDLPHMGGVTGRLDPERVHRTLSEVRALVARREKQFAELGIDSMATLRARRAAGELPDEPYGDVFLVVDGWGTIRQDFMNTMDAFTALAARGLNYGVHLIVAAGRWAEISTSLRDQLGTRFELRLGDSMDSMINMRAAATIPKAPGRGMTETKHHFLTALPRVDGGESAADLGAGVADAVARVAGHWAGPPAPPVRTLPVLLDPAELPAAEVGADGDLRMPLGLEGDRLDVMWHDFAQTAHLVVVGDAETGKTNLLRTVCRTIAERYTPAEARVMLVDYRRGLLENVPEAHRLGYAVSVDILKQAVDGVARAMKERLPGADVSPAQLKRRDWWSGPRVFLIVDDYDMVSGSMSNHFGPLLEYLAQGAELGLHLIVARSANGAARAMSDPLLRRLMEVNTPAALLSCPPSEGYLFNDTKPMQLTPGRAQFITRRGVVQVQTALLPETEEANR; encoded by the coding sequence ATGCCCCAGGGCGAACTGAGCCTCCAGGAACCGCCCTCGGTGCCCGAGACGCAGAGCGCGATGGGCAACATGGTCACGTACATGCCGATGGCGCTCAGCTCGCTCGGCATGGTCCTCATCTTCCTGCGGCCGGGCAGCGGCGGCGGACCCATGATGTACGTCGCCATCGGGCTGATGGCGCTGTCGGCCGTCGGCATGCTGCTGTCACAGATCGTCCGGGCCTCCGGGGACCGCAAGCGGGCACTGCTCGGCGAACGGCGCGACTACATGCGGTACTTGTCGATCAGCCGCAGGCGCGTCCGCAAGGTGATCACCCAGCAGCGGGAGGCGCAGGCGTGGGCGCACCCGGACCCGGCCTCCCTGTGGGGCCTGGTGCCCACGAGCAGGCTGTGGGAACGGCGGGCGTCGCACGCGGACTTCGCCGAGGTGCGGATCGCGGTGGGCGAACAGCAGCTGGCGACGAAGCTGACACCGCTGAGCACCAAGCCGGTCGAGGACTTGGAACCGCTGTCCGCGCACGCCCTGCGCCGCTTCATCAAGGCGTACGGAACGGTGCCCGACCAGCCGGTCGCGCTCTACCTGCGCACCTACGCCCGCGTCCTGCTGCAGGGCGAGGAGGGGGCGGTGCACGCGATGGTGCGGGCCCTGCTGGCCCAACTGGTCGTGTTCCACTCGCCGCAGGACCTGCGGATCGTGGTGCTGGCGGACCACGACCGCCGGACCGCCTGGGAATGGGTGAAGTGGCTGCCGCACGCCCAGCACCCGACGGACGTCGACGGCGGCGGATCCGTCCGGCTGGTCACCGACTCCGTCCTGGGCCTCGAATCGCTGCTCGGCGAGGAACTCACCGGCCGGCCCGCCTTCGAGGCCGACGCCACCCCGAGCGCCGAGGAACCCTACTGTGTCGTGGTGCTGGACAGCGCCCGGACGCCCGCCGACTCCCGGTTGGCCACCGACGGCTACCGCAACGTCGTGACGCTGGACGTGTCCGGCTCCCTGCCCTGGCGCCAGGCCCGCCACACGCTGCGGCTGCGGATCGCCGAACAGCGACTGGAACTGGTCGGCACCGACCGGTCGGGGAAGGAGACCACGACCGCGCTCGGCAGGCCCGACGCGATGGGCCCCCGCCGGGCCAGGGCACTGGCCTGCCTGCTCTCCCCCTATCGGATGGGCGTCGCCACGGACAACGGCGAGGCCCTCACCACGGACGTGCAGCTGACCAACCTGCTCGGCCTCCCCGACCTGCACACCGTCGACCTGGACGCGGTGCGCGCCGACCGGAGCGAGCGGGCCAGGCTGCGGGTGCCACTGGGACTCACCGGCGACGGCACACCGCTGGAACTGGACATCAAGGAGGCCGCGCAGGGCGGCATGGGGCCGCACGGCGTACTGATCGGCGCGACCGGCTCCGGCAAGTCGGAACTGCTGCGCACCCTGGTGCTCGCCCTGGCGCTCACCCACTCCTCGGAGAAGCTCAACTTCGTCCTGGTCGACTTCAAGGGCGGTGCCACCTTCCTCGGCCTGGAGGGCCTGCCGCACACCTCGGCCGTGATCACCAACCTCGCCGACGAATCGGCCCTGGTCGACCGCATGCAGGACGCCCTGCACGGTGAACTGATGCGCCGCCAGGAGCTGTTGCGCAGCGCCGGTAACTACACCTCGGCGTTCGAGTACGAGACCGCCCGGGCCGCGGGCACCGACCTGGAACCGCTGCCGACGCTCTTCGTGGTGGTCGACGAGTTCAGCGAACTCCTCTCCGCACACCGCGACTTCATGGACCTGTTCGTGATGGTGGGGCGCCTCGGCCGCAGCCTCGGCGTCCACCTGCTGCTCGCCTCGCAGCGGCTGGACGAGGGCCGGATGACCCAGCTGGAGTCGCACCTGTCGTACCGGATCGCGCTGCGCACGTTCTCCGCGATGGAGAGCCGGGGCGTACTGGGCGTGCCGGACGCCTACCAGCTGCCCTCCGTACCCGGCAGCGCCATCCTCAAGAAGGACACCGGCACCCTGGTCCGGTTCAAGGCCGCCTACGTCTCGGGGCCCTACCAGGGCGTCCGCAGGGTCGGCGCCTCGGCCGTCGCCGGCCAGGTCGTCCCGTACCGCACGGACTGGACCGCCCCCGCGGCCCCCGCACCCGAACCGGACCCGCAGCCGCAGCCGCAGGAGGAGGAGAGCGAGGAGACCCTGCTCGCGCTGGCCGTGGCCCGGATGCGGGAGGGCGGCAGGCCCGCACACCGCGTCTGGCTGCCGCCGCTGGACACCCCGCTCTCGCTGGACACCCTGCTGATGGGGCTGGAACCGCACCCCGAGCGGGGCCTCACCACCGTCGACCCCGGATTGCACGGCCGTCTGACGGTGCCGGTGGGCATCGTCGACCGGCCCTTCGACCAGAGCCGCGAACCCCTGATCGCCGAACTGTCCGGCGCGGGCGGGCACATCGGCATCGCGGGCGGCCCGCAGAGCGGCAAGTCCACCCTGGTGCGCGACCTGATCATGTCCCTCGCGCTCACCCACACCCCGCGCGAAGTCCAGTTCTACTGCCTGGACTTCGGCGGCGGCTCGCTCGGCGCGCTCCGCGACCTGCCGCACATGGGCGGGGTCACGGGACGGCTGGACCCGGAACGGGTGCACCGTACCCTGTCCGAGGTGCGTGCGCTGGTGGCCCGGCGCGAGAAGCAGTTCGCCGAGCTGGGCATCGACTCCATGGCCACCCTGCGCGCCCGCCGCGCCGCCGGTGAACTGCCGGACGAGCCGTACGGCGACGTGTTCCTCGTCGTCGACGGCTGGGGCACGATCCGCCAGGACTTCATGAACACCATGGACGCCTTCACGGCGCTGGCGGCGCGCGGCCTCAACTACGGGGTGCACCTCATCGTGGCGGCGGGCCGCTGGGCGGAGATCTCCACCTCGCTGCGGGACCAGCTCGGCACCCGCTTCGAGCTGCGGCTCGGCGACAGCATGGACTCGATGATCAACATGCGGGCCGCCGCGACCATCCCCAAGGCACCCGGCCGCGGCATGACCGAGACCAAGCACCACTTCCTCACCGCCCTGCCCCGGGTGGACGGCGGCGAGAGCGCCGCGGACCTCGGGGCGGGCGTCGCCGACGCGGTGGCGCGGGTGGCCGGGCACTGGGCCGGCCCGCCCGCACCCCCGGTCCGCACCCTGCCCGTCCTCCTGGACCCCGCCGAACTGCCCGCCGCCGAGGTCGGCGCGGACGGCGACCTGCGCATGCCGCTGGGCCTGGAGGGCGACCGGCTCGACGTCATGTGGCACGACTTCGCACAGACCGCGCACCTGGTGGTGGTCGGCGACGCGGAGACCGGCAAGACCAACCTGCTGCGCACGGTCTGCCGGACGATCGCCGAGCGCTACACCCCCGCCGAGGCGCGGGTGATGCTGGTCGACTACCGGCGAGGGCTGCTGGAGAACGTCCCCGAGGCGCACCGGCTGGGCTACGCGGTCTCCGTCGACATCCTCAAGCAGGCGGTGGACGGCGTCGCACGGGCCATGAAGGAACGGCTGCCCGGCGCGGACGTCTCACCCGCCCAGCTGAAGCGGCGGGACTGGTGGAGCGGCCCGCGGGTCTTCCTGATCGTGGACGACTACGACATGGTCTCCGGCAGCATGTCCAACCACTTCGGCCCGCTGCTGGAGTACCTCGCCCAGGGCGCCGAACTCGGCCTGCACCTGATCGTGGCGCGCAGCGCCAACGGCGCGGCCCGGGCGATGAGCGACCCGCTGCTGCGCCGCCTGATGGAGGTGAACACACCGGCCGCGCTGCTCTCCTGCCCGCCCTCGGAGGGCTATCTGTTCAACGACACCAAGCCGATGCAACTCACGCCCGGACGCGCGCAGTTCATCACCCGCAGGGGAGTGGTCCAGGTGCAGACCGCCCTGCTCCCGGAGACGGAGGAGGCGAACCGGTAG
- a CDS encoding S8 family serine peptidase, translating into MRSSRSPVSHALGPVALAALLLLSGTAAPAVAAEGADSPSLPGVPAVLADGRPCTTGSAKKSAQVPWAQSFLGVDRAWELSRGAGVKVAVISTGADLRRVPALKGGVTGGRDVVAGGTVRDDCVGYGTFLAGIVAGRPQPGTKAAGVAPGAEVVAVRATDRSGATTPERLAGAIRAATDTGARIIQVALSVPSAPKALKDAVAAAQRAGALVVAPASAREWEGRPGTSGAVAGPAHPAALPGVLAVSSVGPGGKVPEEPGGAKGRRTRPVLSAPGESVTGPGPGGAGQFVGRGDAVAGAFVSGAAALVLSYHPRLTADQLAHRLRSTAYGAAGDAPGIVDPVRALSAVLPEEHERAAAGPKDAATAVVPPPAPPETRDRALVVAASAGAVSLLVAFLAVVLPRGRRRGWRVVPSHRFGDDRP; encoded by the coding sequence ATGCGATCTTCGAGGTCCCCGGTGTCCCACGCCCTCGGACCGGTGGCGCTGGCCGCCCTGCTCCTGCTGTCCGGCACTGCGGCTCCGGCCGTCGCGGCGGAGGGGGCGGACAGTCCCTCGTTGCCGGGGGTGCCCGCCGTGCTCGCCGACGGCCGTCCCTGTACCACGGGCTCCGCCAAGAAGTCGGCCCAGGTCCCCTGGGCGCAGAGCTTCCTGGGGGTCGACCGGGCCTGGGAGCTCAGCCGGGGCGCGGGGGTGAAGGTCGCCGTCATCAGCACCGGGGCGGACCTGCGGCGGGTGCCGGCCCTGAAGGGCGGGGTCACCGGCGGCCGGGACGTGGTGGCGGGCGGCACCGTGCGGGACGACTGCGTGGGTTACGGCACGTTCCTCGCCGGCATCGTGGCGGGCAGGCCGCAGCCGGGCACGAAGGCGGCCGGGGTCGCCCCCGGGGCCGAGGTGGTCGCGGTGCGGGCCACCGACCGGTCCGGCGCCACGACCCCCGAGCGGCTGGCCGGGGCGATACGGGCGGCGACGGACACCGGGGCGCGGATCATCCAGGTGGCGCTGAGCGTGCCCTCGGCGCCGAAGGCGCTGAAGGACGCCGTGGCCGCCGCGCAGCGGGCCGGGGCCCTGGTGGTGGCGCCGGCCTCGGCGCGGGAGTGGGAGGGCCGCCCGGGAACGTCCGGGGCGGTGGCCGGTCCGGCCCATCCCGCGGCGCTGCCCGGGGTGCTGGCCGTGTCCTCGGTGGGGCCGGGCGGGAAGGTGCCCGAGGAGCCCGGCGGCGCGAAGGGGCGGCGCACGCGGCCCGTGCTGAGCGCTCCGGGCGAGTCGGTGACGGGGCCGGGGCCGGGCGGCGCCGGGCAGTTCGTCGGCCGGGGCGACGCGGTGGCCGGGGCCTTCGTCTCCGGGGCCGCGGCCCTGGTCCTCTCGTACCATCCCCGGCTGACCGCCGACCAGTTGGCGCACCGGCTGAGGAGCACCGCGTACGGGGCGGCGGGCGACGCACCGGGGATCGTGGACCCGGTGCGGGCGCTGTCGGCCGTACTGCCCGAGGAGCACGAGCGGGCCGCGGCCGGGCCGAAAGACGCCGCGACGGCGGTCGTGCCGCCGCCCGCCCCGCCGGAGACACGTGACCGCGCCCTGGTCGTGGCCGCCTCGGCGGGCGCGGTGTCGCTGCTGGTGGCCTTCCTGGCGGTGGTACTGCCCAGGGGACGGCGCCGGGGCTGGCGCGTGGTGCCGTCCCACCGCTTCGGCGACGACCGCCCCTGA